A DNA window from Rhipicephalus sanguineus isolate Rsan-2018 chromosome 8, BIME_Rsan_1.4, whole genome shotgun sequence contains the following coding sequences:
- the LOC119402711 gene encoding uncharacterized protein LOC119402711: MATAPTSPLTLHERLASALRQPGGHSVCAMIESSGIKYACVMTADPGRETAEHDMICFWFTPSLPYFYVYPASPKSKFIATLHHLLRGNPAQQPGDYLGELRFAFSGVPGLLGDVAASRNINAWDDPGIASMIPFQTDRSVERRQLAREEPTRTPPSSVASSPSGVNVVKVITEQMTEEIRRLENRWFQRLPMGRAAESSVLVEGSSSGRLHSQHGLAASFVDAAQASAPTSSSRAFPRNAQAGLRGKPYAT, translated from the exons ATGGCTACCGCACCGACCAGCCCATTGACCCTTCACGAACGCTTGGCGTCGGCTTTACGACAACCTGGCGGCCACTCGGTGTGCGCTATGATCGAGAGTTCTGGCATCAAGTACGCCTGCGTCATGACTGCCGATCCAGGACGCGAGACAGCAGAGCACGACATGATTTGCTTTTGGTTTACCCCTTCACTACCATACTTCTACGTTTACCCTGCCAGCCCTAAGTCAAAGTTTATTGCCACTCTTCACCACCTGCTGCGAGGGAATCCCGCCCAACAACCCGGAGACTACTTAGGTGAACTCCGCTTCGCATTTTCCGGTGTCCCTGGGCTCTTGGGTGACGTCGCTGCGAGCCGTAACATCAATGCTTGGGACGACCCTGGAATCGCTTCGATGATCCCTTTCCAGACAGACAGAAGCGTGGAACGGCGCCAGCTTGCACGTGAAG AGCCTACCCGGACGCCGCCATCTTCTGTCGCCTCCAGTCCCAGTGGCGTCAACGTTGTGAAAGTTATCACGGAACAAATGACTGAAGAGATTCGTCGTCTAG AAAATCGATGGTTCCAGCGGCTGCCGATGGGAAGGGCAGCCGAATCCAGTGTACTGGTGGAGGGTTCCAGCAGTGGCCGTTTACACTCTCAACACGGACTAGCTGCGTCCTTCGTCGATGCTGCTCAAGCCAGTGCTCCGACAAGCTCGAGCCGCGCATTTCCGAGAAATGCCCAAGCGGGACTCCGTGGCAAACCCTACGCAACCTAA